DNA sequence from the Pseudophryne corroboree isolate aPseCor3 chromosome 6, aPseCor3.hap2, whole genome shotgun sequence genome:
TGAGAATGCATACAGGAACGAGGTCCCTTATTTATTTGAGTGGAGTAGGGCAAATAAGCCAAGGAGAAGATAAATGATTTCAGGAAGCGAAATAGCACTCCTAAGTTACCTATCCTTCTGGATATGAAAATTATTGAGCAGGTGGAATCCTTCAAATTCCCAGGGATTTTTATTTCAAATACTTTGTTTTGGTCTTTAAATTCCACTTTTTGGTAAAAAAGGTGGAGCAAcgtctttttttttgttttaaggcaCCTAAAATCAGCTTGTGTGAGCAAAGGGACCCTGTACAATTTTTACCGTAGCATAGTGGAGAGTGTCCTGACCTACGGCCTTGCTGTATGGTCGGGAACTGTACTATTGCAGAACAAAAGGCCTTAGATCGGATGGTTAGGACAGCAGGCAGCGTAGTTGGGGTAAGGTTACCTGGTATTCATGAGACTTATGAAAAAAGGGTCCTTAAGAAATCAATAGCTATTTTGGAGGATCCTAGTCATCCAAATTATTCCTTTTTTTGTGAGATTGGCTGTTCACTCACGCACAAAACGACTATGACCGCTTTGTTCCAAGTGCAGTGCATATGTTAAACTGTCGAAATGTCTTAAGTGGAGGTTTTGGAAAGTAATTGCTGCTTGTTCTATTATGTGATATGGTTTAACTTGATTTTTTCGTTGACATCCCTTGGTGTTTTTTAATGATAATAAaggtattcattcattcattcattcattcgagACTACCGTGACCATTTCAGAGTGAAGAGTACCAAACACTACCAGGAAACTACACACATTTAGGATTTTTAAAGTGCAAGCAAATGCTACATTTTTGAGGCTTTACAATGCCTGAGTTAAACTAAATTATGGGCTGGAAAGATTAACTAAAAAATGTGTATGGTTAAAGGAAAACATTTTGCTCTTAATGACATTTTACAGTGTAAGCAACCACCACAACCACTAACTGGCAGCGTGATTTTTGTAAGCAGTTTATTTACTCACACTACTGTAttagtattagagatgtgcgggtctgGATTTACAtggatctcaaaacagcatcttattgactCTCTgacatcacgtgttttggatagcccataagaaatatctggataaatccgaactcatgttaattttggcgttaagaactgaggaaatccgaacccgcacatctctaattagtatACATATTTGGTAGATATTGGGCTTCAGAGCGGCACCTTTTTTAACAGACCAGTTTTGTAAATATAAAACAAATTCATATTAGAATGCTTAAATGATATATAGAACCAAGACAATAATAAAAGTTTGCATTGGCAGCACCTAACTGAAGACTTTATGGCACATTTTCTGGTTCCATTTGTAAGTCTTCAAAGTAATTCCATCAAGCTCCACACCTGTCTGTCTTTGTACAGGTTTCTTTGGTAGAATCTGCGCTCTATTGGGCATTACATAATAACACTAGCACAGTTCTCAGGATGCACGTCAGTAAACAGGCTTGTAGTATGCTGCCAGTGCTACTGGTGCCACTAGGAGTACAAAATGTTGTTACTGGCACTGTACTGCTTGTCTTTGTGGTGAGCTGGAAATTATAAGTCAGTGCAGAAAAGTTTGCACTCTGCGGTATAGTTATGTTCTTTATGATTGAGGAATTCAACACCGTAACCTAAAGGATGAGGAAGTAAAATAAACCAAATATGAGTATAATTAACTTAAGTCAGAACTGTTGCCATACTTTATATATGGCTCTGCATAGATTGTGTGAAATAATGAATAAGAGATTGTGTttagatatacagtgcatccggaaagtattcacataaaataatttattccattttggaataaggctgtaacataacaaaatgtggaaaaagtgaagcactgtgaatactttccggatgcactgtagcagaAACAAAGTGAATAATACAGTGAAAAAAACTGATCTGGCATCAGAGAGGAAGAATTGCATTGCACATCTTGGAGCAGGTACTGGTCAGCACCTTACTGCTCTATACACATGTAATACCATTTCATACCTATAACCTTCATATACTTACATTAAGTGTATATGTTCCAGGAAGAAGCAAGAGGTAATACTCCCCATTTCTATCAGATCTGTATGGACAAATACGTTGCCGTCCCTGGACATCCACTATAGCATTTGGAAAAGGGTTTCCATCAACATCGAATATCTGCCCCTTTATTCCTGTGAATTCATTAAAAGAAATAAAGCTAAACATACGGATAGCATAAACACACTGCTTACAAAAAGTGCATGTTGCTTCTATTTTATAAGGTTCAGCATATAATCCAAGAAATAACAAATATGATTCATTAAATCTAAAAATATAAAACCAGGACACACACGATCTAAACTTTAcatgagtaaataataataatccatCCCATATTTTAAACTTGCAGACTTTTATAAAGCCTCCTGGGAGAGACTTGGATGGAGCAACCATGTCGGATACATGGGGCTTGTGATGCCACAATAATTCATCCCAACACTGGGGAGAAAGGGGTCAGGACTTGTATGCACTCTCAAAAATGAGTGTGGCCTCATGGCGCACAAGGACACGCCTCCATTCTTGTCATGCTGGTGTCATGTCTAGTGCTTCTGAAACAGCTGGGCAGACCCCAGCTTCTTTAGACACAATTTCACCCCCCCCTGTCTGCAAGACACTGCGGCCCGGACAGTGCCTGAAAAGTATGACTGTCTTGCTGAAATCAGGATGGTTGAGAGGTATGCCAATTGTGTAATCGTAGAATTGTCCCTGTTAGTCAAAGCAAATTGTGTCATCAACCTCCCGGGTTGCCCGCTTCACTCGGAAAACTTAACTTgagaagtgggaggcatgtgtaagaCTGGCCCACTCTCTCAGAAGTATGGGAGAGCCCCCCACAATCTGTGACTCTTCCACATGTTCCTGGAGAGTTTCTTAAGTATGTCAtacttcattttgatcccaaaaaaGGTAATCCAGTTATAGTAACCATTTTGCCATTTGTCATGTTAACTTGGCTGTACAGGAGTCTTAATTAGGGGAAAATTATCATCTGCTCAATGGGTTCCATACAACCTAAAGAAAGAAAAACTGCTGCACTAAATACTTTTCACTGATCTGTTCAAGTTTGTAGACTTTCTATGGTGTGCTATCTACAGACCATAAATAGCTAGTGTTCCCAGAGAATATGTAGAACATGAACACTCTGAAAGCCTACACTTTGTGCTTGTGGTTTTCTTTTATATTGCAAGTACTTCAGGGTTGGAAATTCAAATGCTGCAAGTTTCAGGCTGGTATCTTTCAAATGGAGTACTTGCTGGTCACATGATTTATAGCATCATCACCCCATGACTCCTTCACCTGTGAAGTGGCAGGAGACTGGCCAGGGGATTATCTCCCAAATTTGGGAGTCTCTAGGAAATTTCTGTGTTACCAACTGTGCATCGTGGATAACAGGAAGCAAAAAGGTATTTTTTAATGTCAGTTCAGAGGTGGAACTAGAGAGCTGTTTGCACATCATGCAATTCAGCACAAAAGAATCAATCTATTTGATATTACAAAATTAAATAAATATGACAGCAGACATAAAGACACTCATTACCCCTTTATTTTCTCAAAATCATTAAACAGATGATATAGTTAAATGGAAAGAAATGAGGGACATAAAAGATCATAGTGCCTGAACTTATCCAATGTTAAAGACAAATGTGACTTGTCCTCTGCACAGCAGGGGTTTCATGGGGGTCCAAactgtactttatctccagcgactttatctccatccaaggcttagtaaatagacccctcaatttCCAacaacggcttagtaaatagaccccaaagtaccaaccaataatctCCTAAGTGGAATGtaacagactgtttgaaaaattacagataggagcagattggctggtactttatcaccatgcaatttatcactctccaacgctTGATAAATTTGTATCTTAGAGGGacacgtactaagcagtgataaaagtggagaagttgccaaaggcaaccaatcagctactctgtatacttttatagtatgcaaattataaatgttacgtcaatgctgattgattgccatgggcaacttctccactggctcacttctccacttgtattactgcttagtacatctccccctttaatgTGCTATATCTCCCACATCCTGCACCTACAGAGTTGGGGCCAACCACATTTGAAAAAAGAGAGAGCGCCTTGTTAGTAGCTATTTTCTAGTGATCACCACACATAGGGGCATCAGATTGTTTTTAGGTGTCTGTGGGGGGGTAAGCTATAATGTAATTTGGCACCCATAAATCAGACCTCTGAGTTAGAACTGGTGCCTGCCCTGCCTTGTGAGGAGTCCTGGTGGTGAAGCCATGGAGGAGGAAGTGATACTATGGGGATTAGAAGGAGGTGCTGCTACAGTGAGGAGGAGGTGGCACCATGGAAGATGAGGCCGGGAGTCCCAGAGACAGAGGCCCTGTGATGGGTgaggaggagcctgggactgcaGTAGCAGTGCAGCTAGCACCATTATCATGCTAAGGTGAGGCTTGCTGCTGGGACCACTGGGGAGTAGGTCGGGCTGCACATTATAGTGCATAAAAAGGCTGCCGCTGCAACGGTCCCTGCCCTgcggatgtaatgtgcggtctttcaactGACCGCACATCACTCCTCCTGTACATCGGAACCTCCGTCACTTGTTGGGATTGACAAGCTGCCCCCCCCCTGTTACGGCACCAAATACATAGCCTTCTGGAAAAAAAACCCACTAAATATAATTGATGAGGGTACTACATACATTATTATTGATTTCCTGTTGATATGTGACAAGACCAAAAAGTGCCAGTAAAGGGGTTCATTTTCTGTTATGCACACGAGCACTGTAAACCCGAGTGCTCACTAGGCACAAAACCAGCACAAAGATGTAAGGCACACAATGTTACACAATGTCACACTGCGCCTCCAGGTCATACATTACACCCATTTTGTGAAATAGGAGTTTTTGCTATTTCTGATGAGAGTTTTCATGCATTCTCTTTTTACATTTTGTATTAGATACTTCAACAGCTGTGTATGTCACAATGCAATGAACGGGATAAGGACTATCAGAAGTACATGTACCCATGTGTACTTGCTTCATGTACTCCATAACAGATACTTGGTTGTCATTCCAAAATTGCTGAAGTGTGGAAGATGCAGGATATTTACAGCATGACACCTCCAGAGTAATTTCCATACACTGGCTGAAGATGTAGTTGTAGTCTTGCATGCCACctggaatcacagaggacattGGCTACATTCACTAGGACCGTTAACACCATCATGTCAAACGCAAGTAACACCAATAATTAGTTTGAATGTACAGTATTAAACTGAACATGTGCTGCCTTAATTCTGAGGGACACACTCTGTACACTCTAGTCTATTAGAATGAATGATGAGTCATTTAAGAATTAATACACAGCATCTCAATAATTTCATAGTTTAAATACTGGCTAaccaaatatacagtatgtatggcagatgcggttaatttaccggctcaggatcccgacggtcaggataccgatgccgaaattccgacaatgccgacagccggaatatcgGCACACCAGGGCTatgcccactcgtgggtgtccacgacacccagtgGGAATAAATCCTGTTGCgtgtgcagtgagccaccgagacTACAGCATTGATAAGCGCAGCAaaacccacaaggggactcttgacACTCACCCTGCTGCtagcattctggcggacgggatgcagctgttgggatactgacagctaGCATCCAGTGCGCTGGTAAAACATATGTAATCCATGTATGGTATCTGTAATTTAAATGAACCTAAAGAATACTTTCAAGCTGGCCCCACATGCTTCAATATCATAAACAATACAAAAAGTGATTGACATGTTAGTGAGCACTGTCAAAAGATTACTGCCTCCAAACTGCTCCTACTGACTACACTACCAACATACATGTCAGTACGCACAGGCCTACACAGCTGTGACTTTTCAGACTATAACATTTCTAaacatcgcaagtgaagctgccgcctagAAAAGGATACAGTGCCCGACCAGAGCCATCGCAAAGTCCTCAGTAACAGTATATGCATATACAGCACCAACACAACAACGAGGAACATCGACTGCTTGAGTAGGTCTATGATCATGCAGACTGGCACCAGCAGTAGCTACACTTTTGTGCAAGATCCCATTGCTGTAAAGTGCGGTGGCTGCTGAACTGATTTCGGCTGCGCAAAATCATTCACTAGCAATTTAATTTTCCTCTAGGgttcatgaatttttttttttaagtattgagAGGTTGGGTCATCGGGGACCATGGAATAAGGGAACTACTAGCATTAATGGCTTCCTGAGTTACTGCTTGTCATCTAAATATTACAATATCTCCTCTTCTAGGTGTACCCCCCTTCTCTCTGTTAGCATGTATATCTCATGTTACCATCATTACATTGGACATATAAGGGCCCTAAACGGATAGCTGAGGgacaagatttttgaaaatcggccctggggaactgaagatatccaacttcaaagcagtgatccccatccaagcctgttaattgctcttcccagccagatgtctcaggttctgtctgacttacagaGTTTTTCATAGGGTATACtctaaaatctgggactctccccttttcggtggacactggcagcttgtctcaactatgcccagaaccagagagatcagccttccagcagctggtccctgctccagctctccatggctggtatgcagttttatatttttggtggtggctcctgaactctgatcccatagcccccagtacctcctgaaaggtgggactctctagtttttttttttatctcattgaaagctaagaaatctatttccaggaactggagatatctgcagtcaagtaagctgccttcccaccagaaaattataaatattaagcccactccactatacacctgcatattaaacacccccttggaagtcatgtaccggggccctttcattcagcccaatgcccccttctacagtttagtattctccctcccatcccatctcccatcaactgtgcagtaaaggagtaattagcagaaataactgctccaggtcctacatgctgagcggaagatagaacactccctactGCCAGTGGAACATCTaatctgccgctgatagcaccctccatccctacagctggaggatgggtaggggccccattgTATTGCTTTAGCaagaggcctacactgctgttaatacGGCCCTGGAAGCTGCTTACCTGTCTGACCGGGGGTGCTGGCTGATCTCCTCCTGGCTGCAGTCCCTGACCTCCTGGTGATTAATGGCTGATGTCACTGGGAGGTATGGCTTAGGTCCAGCACTGCTGAACAGGTTGGCTTCTATGAACTGCATCAGCCCGTATAAGTCAAAAAGGGCTGACAAATTAGCAGGGGAGCTGGGAAGCCACTATCGCAGCccagactggcagtcccaggggaagAAAACACCTCTCCCTGGGACTGGCTGTCTGGCTGTGAATAGCACAGAGCGCTTcctatgggaagtcactgccactgctaggcagtctCTGACGGTGGTGGATTTAATAGGGAGACTTAAATATACATTTTGTGGGACACCAAACTGACAGGCGCTTAGGGTATCTTAGTATATATAGGTGAATATACTCAGCAGAAAATACCTCCCTGGGATATGTGGAAGTGGAAGAATTCCAAACTGCAGCATGGATGGCTTTCTTCTTTTTTCTGGAAAGTTTTTCCGTCTCTCAGGTGTAACATGAAaagaagataatatatatatatatatatatatgtagtaatgTTTTTAGACAATAGACAAGTCTTTTTCAATATGGAGACGTTCACAGCAaaagtgaccacagtgggctaaaaattgataatgtccttgtttttaattctcaaataggacagtcccattagatgtgctcatgaataattcatgattagatatcatatggtgtgatatatatgaagcctttttttatatatatctcgatgaataaacttatccaattgctcacataaacAGATGGTTCTTTACTAATGGGATAACTGTTCAAAAGTCATGGAGGAATTGATATAACACCCGGGACTttagtgcatcgcaagcacctgtaGAATATAGCTCCCGTTTCAATTACCACgaatggcgtcctccgtctcccactgaaactggctctCGTGCACACACCTTAACTGATTTGGAGAGAGAGatgtcagtccggctcccggagctctgcgcactgcaggcgctacaAGTTGATtcagctcccgtcttcaagccgccgcatatagcgtcctcccgtctcctgcTCATCAGTCTCGGACACCACTGCACATCAATGCGGACAAACAGCCGATGTCCACCGGGTCACAAatagggcactttctctgacgcgtttcgcttctaattgaagcttcctcatagagcagATATATTTCTATTTATGTGTTTATATATACTGCTAACACATTTTTTATAAATAGGTGTTTATATATAGACAGGCGGGCATATGAGAAGTTAATAGAAATATTTAATTAAGGAATAGGTGAGCAAGGAGGTGGATCAGGAGCTGGATCTAAGACAGGTGCTATATATCTAGGTGGATGATTGCACCAATCTAATACGAGGCTGTTATTTAAAAAGGGCTACATTGTCATAAAGTTTttcactctatgaggaagcttcaattagaggcgaaacgcgtcagagaaagtgccctatTTGTGACCCGGTGGACATCGGCTGTTTGTCCGCATTGATGTGCAGTGGTGTCCGAGACTGACGAGtaggagacgggaggacgctatatgcggcggcttgaagacgggagctgaATCAACTTGTAGCGCTTgcagtgcgcagagctccgggagccggactgacatCTCTCTCTCCAAATCAGTTAAGGTGTGTGCACGAGAGGgccagtttcagtgggagacggaggacgccattcGTGGTAATTGAAACGGGAGCTATATTCtacaggtgcttgcgatgcactaaAGTCCCGGGTGTTATATCAATTCCTCCATGACTTTTGAACAGTTATCCCATAAGTAAAGAACTATCTgtttatgtgagcaattggataagtttattcatcgagatatatataaacaaaggcttcatatatatcacaccatatgatatctaatcatgaattattcatgagcacatctaatgggactgtcctatttgagaattaaaaacaaggacattatcaatttttagcccactgtggtcactattagttatatgatccacctcttatgctcaatcagtagtcttattattattatttaattaatgttatagttttatttatatgcgcatattaatcATTCCATTTGTTGATGAACTATTTGTGTTCAcatttgattgattttatagataataaaattatcttataattataattattttattgagtttattcatgtcctgttgcTTCTAGTTAAGtctaaatagcgcaaggggttttATAGTTTGTTTCAGTTCACACCCGATTTTAATCGGgtggattgtgttggccatatccacaggccattttacctttgttgctgctggataGATTTCACGAGGTATAAGAGATAATAATATTGGATTATATCTTAGATACCTGTGCGGAGTGGGTGTGATTGTGGATACGGGCACCCAtccgcaattatatatatatatatattcaatagcgCCAGACATTATTAGTGGTTCACAGCAAAAGACCATGCACATCCGCTGGagaggcgtacccaaactcactttccaaacggaaggaaaaagcctataaaggtatctttatatccaCCTCTGTGTCAGAAAGAATGGATTTGAATGTGAAACCACTTCACCAAGTgacattactacacatatatatattatcttcTTTTCATGTTACACCTGAGAGACGGAAAAACTTTCCAGAAAAAGGAAAAAAGCCATCCATGTTGCAGTTTGGAATTCTTCCACTTCCACATATCCCAGGGAGGTTTTTTCTGCTGAGTATATTCACCTATATATACTAAGATACCCTAAGCGCCTGTCAGTTTGGTGTCCCACAAAATGTATATTTAAGTTTGAGAAATTATTGGAACATTTGGTGAGGTTCTGTTGTGGTGAACCAGTTTGCGGGCTGCTTTCTGTGATAATTTTTCTTGCGCCAGTTACCAGGGATTCACAAAATATTCCCCTTTTGCGATTTAATAGGGAGGGCTGCAGCccacaggtaaaatccaccactgtccATATCTCATGTTACTGTTactggcagtcccaggggaagAAAACACCTCTCCCTGGGACTGGCTGTCTGGCTGTGAATAGCACGGAGCGCTTCCTATGGGAAGTCACTCCCACTGCTAGGCAGTCTCTGACGGTGGTGGATTTAATAGGGAGGGCTGCTGTTACTGTTTTTGCTATGTGTTGGTATTAAAATGTCACTACAGTATCTGAAAAGCATTAAACATTTTAGAACTTCATAAATAACAATGATAATAACTACAACTTATAGACCATTTCCTTCTCGTGTCCTCAGGATTTTGCAGCAACTTAGCTTTACATGCAAAATTCAAATTACATTTATTGTTAACATTATACATGTTATCAAGGATGAAATATCTTACCTAATACTGAGTACCATGAAGCTCCATTGGTTATGCCATTCTGAAAACTGCTTGAACCTTGACAAGATACACCTTGGTACATTTGGGCATTGTTTTTAGAGTACAATGTAGCTAAATATTGCAATACATCCTCGTCTGGAGGCGCTATATGAGAAAAATGTTAATGTTAGAACAATGGGCATGAAGCTTGTTATCTATGACACTTGAAGTGTAACAAACACACTAGACTGCACGCTGTAACAAGCTGTAAAGCCTCGTGCACAcggtggagatgtgtgctgagtgatctatcacagaccgctcagcacacatctctcccccccgctcaacaCTCtgcatgatgtgtgctgagcgagaggaaggggggtggggtacgaggggccgctcatttcacccagcggtgaaattaacgatctaactagatttggcatgcatgccaaatctaaagTCAGCAACAgcgccgcgcggggccgcgcattactttcgctatggggcatacacacagagagatctgtgcttCATTTCTTagcaatctagtgagattgcttagaatttaagcacggatatcTCCGTGTGTACCTCCTTTAAATGTCTAACGATGCTATTAAATGTCAGCTCAACACACTTATATTAttaagtaaaggcccatatagacgggccgatgtgcgagagatgtgtgctgagcgaaccgctcagcacgcatctctcccgccgctcagcactgagcgtgcgggggagacgggggggggggggggggggcgctcatttcacccagtgggtgaaatgagcgaccaggTAGATTGGCACCAGCGaaagcgatgcgcagggctgcgcatcgctatcgctgtaggggctgCACACAGAACGATCAGActttaaatctaagcaatctagtcagattgcttagattttaagcagcgatcgctccgtgagtaccccccttaacacaggGACCAAGAGATAGATGTTATTAACTACTTATAATACTATTCTTCCATGTTCCTTGTGCCACCCAAAGCTGGTTCTACATCCAACTTCTATTTTCTTATTATATATTACTATTTTCTTATTATAGATTACTTTGAGCTATGTAAAGAAAATAGGTTCTTCCATACCCCTATTGGCCCATGACAGAGTAAATAAGCTCTCAAGCTAATAAGTCTTTAATTGACTGCTTTCCTGTAGCATATAGACAGCAATTATATTAAAAACTCTGCCAGGGCCAATAGAGGAAGATAAGAAAATAAAATGTCAGCATAGAATCTGGTGACTGATACAAAAAACTGTATTCTAAAATAACAAAATACACAAACGGAGCATTTCCAAAACACCAAATAAAAACCCCAAACAAAACATAAATGCATGGCACACTAAATAGCACTCTTTACTCTAAATGATCTATTTTCAGAATCAGAATGCTCTCTAGTTGCTTTTTCCCAAAGATACCTGGTTTATATGTATATTTTCTGGCAAGACATTTGTTATACTCTATTTACAAATGGTCTTGCCTCTCAAATCATatcccctccacccccaccccacccttttCCCCTCAGCCAACCTGGCAGACACATTGTGAATAAACTAACATTTGTTTGAGAAATAAAGTAACatttacatactactactactactactactactactactgctactactgctacttattattattattattagtcatttatatagcgtacacataatCCAGAGCATAGAGAATATTTggacatttacatcagtccctgccccagtggagtttacaatctatattctctaccatatgtagcacacatacacactgggatcagtttttgttgggagccaatgaaTCTATATATAAATGAGTTTGCCATAGCCCTTTCACTCTGATGAGATGacggaatacatacgatttaccaATGGCCGGAATCCAGGCCGCTAGAAAGCCGGGCACGGTGGTACACCCAtacagggagaaaagcctgtggcgccggtattctggtggagacatttcaccgcctgtcaggattccagcgtcggcattgtgactgccAGGACCCCGACAGGCGGTCTCACGATCGCTTCCCGAGATGACAAACAGTAAGACATTTTCTTTCAGGCAGGGGCATTttgagagaggaggaggcccgtgtgcagaatATGTGTTGGCCCCCTCATCTCTGCAGTACCGTAGACTCCGAAAACATGGTTCCCGGAGACAAATCTGCACTGCGAAtgcataaatcactgggaaaatggccgccgtgccattttccaaATGatttctccagcagcagcagcgccaatGTGGGACTCTGTGATTAAACATGGGtgtagggtgtgtggtgtgggcccccctggactcacacACTGCACCAAATATAGAAATGCTTTCAGGTCTCCAAGATGTGTTGCCTCGCTGCAATTAGGTGAGTTTATCTAATATTTTGTTtgacaaaaagggaggtaatctgcgcactggggtagttttactgtatgggatgtgctgctagtcaaaagggtgtccttgccctttggttcaatatggatatctggttttcacctgactacgctcatcccctacagtttgagtactcgtgaaatgatgcaaatggatacttatataaaggtgtgttttactttcacatgtatcaaatatgacactcaatataatgaaacagtgcagataatattgtggaacatgaaaaaggtggtaatcacaatgtgtgctccacggggagcacctttttaactcagtcctt
Encoded proteins:
- the CPM gene encoding carboxypeptidase M, yielding MHWVVMSCICLAGLRLSSQSLDFSYHNSQQMESVLKDFNTNYPAITYLHSIGKSVEGRDLWVFVIGKTPTKHTIGIPEFKYVANMHGNEAVGRELMLHMIEYLLTNYQNDSVITQLITKTRIHIMPSMNPDGFENSIPPDCDSLIGRVNENGYDLNRNFPDAFEKNNVETQPETQAVMDWIKTENFVLSANFHGGAMVASYPYDNSYTTPPDEDVLQYLATLYSKNNAQMYQGVSCQGSSSFQNGITNGASWYSVLGGMQDYNYIFSQCMEITLEVSCCKYPASSTLQQFWNDNQVSVMEYMKQVHMGIKGQIFDVDGNPFPNAIVDVQGRQRICPYRSDRNGEYYLLLLPGTYTLNVTVLNSSIIKNITIPQSANFSALTYNFQLTTKTSSTVPVTTFCTPSGTSSTGSILQACLLTCILRTVLVLLCNAQ